The Verrucomicrobiota bacterium genomic sequence CGTACACCTGGATTTCATCGCCCGGCGACGTGCCTTCAAGAACCAACAAAAGGAGTTCCCGGAGAACCATCGGTCGGTCTGGCGGCGAGTAGTTGGGTGAAAGACCGATCCCGTAGGAGGTCGCAAGAACGGGTCTGGTTGGAAATATCATCGCAGCCAGAAAGACTGCTCTGATGAGTTTTTTGATGGTATTTGTATTCATAATGGAGTCGCTTCGTTAGGTTTGATTGGATTAGCCGTTTAGAAAGTCGTCGAGGTGTTTGTGGTCCGCCGCGAGTCGGACGGCGGCCCGAAAGCTTGCCACGGCGCGCTCGACAAATTGTCGCCGCGACTCGTCAATCGCGCGCAGTTTGCCGGTGAGATGACCAGCCAACTGCGAGTTCTCGCACTTGCGGTTGTGCCAGTCATCCAGGTCAGCTTGAACTTTTTGGTAGGCTGGATTGTCGACCCGAGCGGGCGATTGATGCTTTTCAACGATCAGTTGAATACTCAGCCAGCACCCTGCGGCCAGGAAGGCTTCGGAAAGAAGCGCCACGAATATAAAGCCGCCATTGGCGACGTGGTCGGCACTATTGGCATTGGTGTTGGCGAGGTTCTGGACGAGGGTAGCGGTATCCTGCGTCAATCCTGGAAAGGTCGCCGCAAATAGACCGGCCCAAATGATTCCCAGAACCAACCCGATTGTCCAAACCAAGAACGTGTAAGCGAGGCGTCGTGAGCGGAGCTCGAGGTGAGATCCCGGAACTTTCAATGCGGCCGCGATGCCGATGGGAACTAACGAGAATAAATAGGCCCGAATTGGGCTGGAGAACGCGCTGATGCCGGAAGACAAAAGGACAACCGCGTTGGTGTTGATGCCAACCGAAAGCAGCAGCCCGGAAAGGATAATAAAGAAAATGACCTGCCCGCGTGCGAATCGTGTCCATGGAATGGTCGTACCCGTTGATTCGAGATAGGGATCGGTCGCAGCGAGCAGGTTCGAACGCTCCTTCACGTGGCGGTGCGCGCCCGCTTCTTCACCGCAGATCAGGTCGATCAATCTTCGGCATTCTTCCTCCAGCTCCGCATTTTCGGCGTTGAATGTACGCACCGCGTAATCTCGTATGTCGGACTCTCCGCCAAGGCCGTTCGTAATAGCGACCGCGCGAAAGTGATCGCGATCAAGTTCAGGGTTAACAATCGTTTTCTCAGCCGCCCGGAGTACCGCCTTGGGCAGGTGGCGGCTACCGTAGTGGCACGTGTTTCCCGTGCCGTCACGAGGAGCGATGCGGCGGACACGATCATTTCGCGCCTCGTCGTACGATGCTGTAGCTAATGTCTTCATAGTTGTGTTGAGATTTTGGCGGAGAATCAATCGCGTCGGTTTTGAGTGAGCAGGCGGACGATGGCGACCAGCACCGCGCCGCAGATTCCAATGACAATCAGACCGAGCGTCATGTCTTCCGGTGAATGTCCAGGTCCAATGCGTTTTACCGTGGCTAGAAATGCGGACACCTCATGACGATGACGCAAAAACAAGACTATCGCGGCTAGTCCCAGGCAGGCTGCAAACACGTTGTTCCAGTTAATTTTCATGATGTTTTCCTTTCAGCAGGTGGTTTTGTAGAGGGATTTAATGTCTTGATGTCACTCGTGACATTACGTGTGGACATTATCGGACAATTATTCGCAACCCACTGAAGGGCAGCGCCAAACGGCATGACCCGAATTGGACTGGCGGAAAAGGGCGCACGGTTGGTGAATCGATTAACAGCAGCCTTGGCAGCCCGAGCAGTGCGAGCATCCGGTGTGATGATCAAGAACAAATCGGCACGGAGCAGCTCGGCTTTGGCAACGTCGTTGGGAATTCGTGCGGTGGTACGTTCGATCTCCATGGCCACGCGTCGGCCGTTTGCTTGGAACATGATGTCCACAGCACGCGGATGTTTTCCGTGACGAATTGGGTATTCCAAACGGACAGGGTAGCCGCACAGGCGAAGTGCCAAAACTATTGTCGCCACCATAACTTTACTGTGCAGAAATTTTCCTCTCATAATGGGTTCTCCGGGTTGGCTCGCACCGCTTCGATGGCGGGTGCAAGGGGTTCAATGACGATGGAAGCGCGTCCGCGCGGACGCAGAGCCAGGGCATGCTCGCGGATGTAACCCTGGTTCAACAGACGCTTGCGGATCTCGGCCAGTCGCCGACCGTTGAGCCGGGTTACACGACAATAGTGACTGACTGACTGGCCAGGTTTGTTCACGACCGCCCGCAAGAGACGGAGTTCATTTTCGGTGAGAATCGGCACCTCCGCTTTCGGCGGTTCCTGAACTTCAACTACTTGATGCGGCTGCCAGTGGGTGAAGCGGTCGTCGAAACGCGTCGGCAACTTGTGGAGCGGTGCAAGGCTCTGTTCGACTTCGGCATTGGTAAGACCGGCGGGCAACTTGGCCAGTGGCACACGAAACAGAAATGGCTCGGTGTGGGTGCCGAGCCCCACTTGGCCGACAAACGTGCCCGGCGACAAATGTTGGCGGATATAATCGAGTTGTTCCGGGTTCAGGTTGCAGTCCGCGGCGAGGGTAGCGTAGTCCTCGTGACAACCCAGGCGGCCAAAGGTCCGGATCACAAGATTGGGCCGCAGCCGCCTTGAGAAGGCAATGGTGGATTGAACGATGGGCCAAAGTCCTATCCCGGCACCGCGGATGATACCGGCGAGTTCATCTAATGGGGTGATCTCACCGCTGGTGGACATCCGCTCGGAGAAGATCCGCTGGCCGTCGTCAAATATAAGGAATAATTCAAGCGGGGTATTGACCAGTCCTTGCGCGATGCGGTGGTGGAAGACATTGAATAGAAGCGACTGGGGCAGTAGATTGCGAACCGACTCTGAAGCGCCGCGCATCTCGAACACGATATTGCAGCGGGCCAAATCTTGTGGGGTCCAGCCTCGCGTCCAAGCACCACACGCCGGAGTGAGTGCCAGCAGGAACGCACCCAGCCGGTCAAGAATCGCATCCCGACTGGCAGCATTGAGGTTCTTTTGAGTCCGTACCCATTCGAATAGGTGAAACAGCGTCGGACAATGGACGGCGTCCTGATGCCAGACACCAAATTCGGTATAGAGGGCGTAGATCCCCTGGCGCAGGATTGCGGCGGCGCGACCGGGAAGGTCCAGCGTGCGCACGAGCAAATCTAGCGCAGTGGCCGCGTGTTGACGCGGATCGCAACCATTGCATTGGAGGAGATTCCATCGCCATCGCTGCCAGGGAAGAATGACCAATGACTTTCCGGCGCGTTGGTAGATTGGCAGGAGCAGTCGGAGTTGTAACTTATATGGCTCGAAAAGCCAGGTGGAGCAACAGAACCAGGCGAATTGCGAGGCCAGCCAGTAAACCAAGTTTGATTTGCCACTGCCGGTATTGGCGACGGTAAGCAAGCCCGAGCAGAGCCAATCGAGCATCAAGTGAACGGGCGACCCGTGGACGTCTTGACCAAGCACAAGCTCGCCCTGCAAGAGGATCGCCATTTTAAATGGCGACAGCCGCCCCGATCTCTGTAGGCGCTCCAGGTACCGGATGCGGCTCTCCGCCAATTGCCTCGTCAGTGAGTCCTGCGGTTCGGCAGCAAGAATGCGCGTAAGGCTGCGCCCCAGGCGGTCGTTGAGCGCCCCATGCGTACGAGCCCATTCCAGCCGTTCGAAAAACTGATCATATCGTTCTGCATTCATAGGGCATCATTTTTGCGTTTCGTTGAGTGAGTAGAATGGGCTGAGCGCCGCCGACCAGAAGCGTCGCCAAAAGCGGCGACGGCGCATCGCCCCGCGGCAGTGCGCGCAGACGGTGATGGCGCAGTCAGTTAAATCCACCTGGTGGGCGTGAAGCAGACAAAGACCGACATTGCACGAGGCGCAGCGACGAAAACACTCCTCGCAAGACACATTGAAGCAACCATCCTCCCCACAACATCCACCGCGCTTGCGTTCAGTGCTGTGACAACAGTGATAATAAAAGTCGGGGATCCAGACCTTCTGAACCACAGCACCCTCGGGTGACAGAACAACCGTCCTGCGGTATTCCAATCGATCGTAAAGATGGCCGGCCTTGTCCCGGCATTGCCGTTCGAGTTGGTCCTCGCGCAAGGGGACTTGCGGGTCAGCTTGATTTTGATCGTTCGTGTTCATGGTGTGTGGTGTGCTGCGGTTACCATGGCGCTGAAAACAGGGTGCGGTTCAGAAACCTCAGGAAGAACCAGCAAACCTTGCCCGTGATGCAGATCGAGGTGAGCGATAAAAATATCGCATTGACGAACAAGGCGCCACGCACCGTGAAGGTCAGCTTTTCCGTCCAGCGGTCGATATCTTTCAATTTCCAAGACATATGAGGTTAATTTCACGGAGCTATGGATTTTCTAACGATTGTAACCAGCGGCTGCGTCGACGTCCGTGCATGGTCCGGCGTGACTCGTGATGCGCTTTGCAGGATTCCGCCTGCTCGCGCACTGGAATGCTTCTGACCGTCACGCCAAGCGTTTATTATTGTTGGCCACCCATCAATCCAAGCGGGGATTTTGTGATTCTGTGGGCATTGAATAGCTGCCATGGCTTGACCGCTACTATCGAAGCGATTCACCTCCCACGTTTGACCGGCATAAACTATTGTTACGTCAACATGCTCTTCGCGATGATTCACGAGGACGGCAACTCGCATTGGGGTGCCTGTATCCGACGTGCCCGGAGACAGGCAGGATTGTGTCGGATGATTTGGTTTGCGCCGCTCTTTAGATCGTTGGCGGCCCATGTCTGGCTTGCCGGGTCGTTTGTCAGTTCGAACCGGCGTGATGTGTGATATGTGGTTTAGTTTTTTCATATTTTTAAGTGAGTGATTTGTGATGAATGATAGGGAAGACTTGGTGCCACATGGTTTCCGGTCATCCTTGCGGCTTTAGGTGCTGTGATGCAGGAGAAGAAAAGAAGGCATGCGAGAATCACGCGGAGCGTCCGGGCAGAAAGCGAGGCGATGGACCAGGCGGTAGGGCGGACAAAGGTACGGACGGACGACTCAACTGGACGATCAACTGGACTCGCGGTGACCAATGGCATTTGTACGATCACTTCCATAATAATAAAAAAGCTGGCGCTACTATAGGGCCGCCGAACGCGTTGAATACGGGTGCTGGTTGGGGGATGCCGGGCGATTTTTCGAGGAATTGAGAACGTTCATGGGAATAACATCGAAATTTCATGCTGGTAGTGCGCAACGTTGGGAATTCGTGGGAATCCCAACTTTAGCGTTGACGGTGAGGAGGAACTGTTCCCGGTAATGATCGTGGACTTTCTCGTCCCAGACTTCAATCGTGCGACCGGCGCACACGAGGACCTCATCCTTCAACCCAGCGCGTGCAACGGATCGCGCTGAAAAGCCAATGCGGTGCTTGGCGTCTATCCGGACGGGTTCTGAATTGCGGATAAACTCCTCAACAAAGTGTTCACAGCCGAACTTGGCGAGTGTCGCGCGTGTCTCGTCCAAGTATTCGTACCAGACCTCGTACGGCACGAGCACGAGTTGGCCCTCAAGACCCAATGTAACTCTGACAAGCTGTGAAAGGCCGTGAAATGATTTAAAAAAAGATTTTGGCAGCCGAAGGCGATTTGTCTTTTTACCATAACTATCTGTTTCGCGAAAGCTGACGATTT encodes the following:
- a CDS encoding division/cell wall cluster transcriptional repressor MraZ, which gives rise to MPKRPLAFRQHDHPQLLTFRMPHRTTRCQKLKRLNGTRLTLQEFRRRLAEGSPEIVSFRETDSYGKKTNRLRLPKSFFKSFHGLSQLVRVTLGLEGQLVLVPYEVWYEYLDETRATLAKFGCEHFVEEFIRNSEPVRIDAKHRIGFSARSVARAGLKDEVLVCAGRTIEVWDEKVHDHYREQFLLTVNAKVGIPTNSQRCALPA